GAGAACGTGCCTGATCTCGCGCGAGCCATCCTCAAAGAGCTTGAGGGCCGTGCCAATTCGTACCTTGATATTGAGCAGCTCGCGGTTGACCAAGTAAAGGATAAGCCAGAGTTTCTCAACGAGCTGTTTCTAGAATGTGCCGGTAAGGAAATGGATTTTGTGATTCGCTCCGGCATCTACTTTGGTGCGCCTTTGGGGGTCATCCAAGCTTTGGCCTGGTATTTTCTGCCGTTGCCTTGGGTTTTACCTGTGTTTGGCGTTTTGGCAGGTGCATTCACAAACTGGATTGCGCTGCAGCTTATTGCCCACCCGGCCAACCCAGTTAAGGTTGGCCCATTCACCGTGCAGGGTTTGTACTTGAAGCGCCAGCATGAGGTCAGTCAGCTATTTGGCGAAACCTTCTGCAAAAACTTTTTGAACTCGAAAGTGCTGGTCGAGAGCCTGTGGGAAGGACCGCACGCAGACGAAGTGCATCGTATGGTACGTCGGCACGTTCGCGGCGCGATAGACGAGCATATGCTGGCGAAGTTTATCGCCTGGGCTTCCCTGAAGGATGGTGGAGGTGGGTTGATCGCAGACAAATCAGTTAAGATGGCCTTCGGTGGAATTATGCGTACCGTCGGGAGCGCTGAGGTTAATGCTCAGTTAACCCAGCCGATCAGTGATCTTATCGGCAGTCGCATGCGGGCCTTGCCGCCGCGAGAGTTTCAGCAATTGCTGCTGCCCGCCTTTAATGAAGACCAAGTATTGGTTGTTCTGGTGGGTGGTATCCTTGGTGGGTTCTTGGGCTTTATGCAATTAGTGCTATTGTTTGGCGGCGGCTAGCCTTACGCGTGGCTGGTAAGCGGCAGCTTCGTTTTTATAGAGTTATATTTAATGGTATTCCTTTAACTAAGCCACGAGTGGAGAAAATATGAAATCTGTTCACATAGCGGTTCACCGTCAAATCGCCTGCCCTGTAGGCGATGTTTTTGAATTATTGAAAGATAGCGAAGCGATGGGCAAGGCTGCAGGTATGCCTATGACGCTTATTGTCGAAGGTGAGGATCGTGATGGTCCGGGCGCTGTGCGTCGTGTCGGTCCGCCGGTTGTCGGCGTGGAAGAGACCATAATCGAAGTGATACCGAATGAGCTGATTCGCTATCGCATTTCCCGCAATGGTGGGCCGATTAAAAACTACGAAGCGCAAATGCGTGTCGAGGCCAAGAACGGCGGCACTGAGCTGTCTTGGATCATGGACTTTGAGGTGCCTTGGGCATTGTCTGGCCCCCTTCGCATGACTCTTCCCAAGGTCGCAGGTTTTGCATTGAAACGCCTGGGCAAGCAGCTCGAGTCTGGCCAAGCAGTCCCTAGCGCCTCTTAGGCCTAGAGGCGCGTCTATGGGTGGTGACACTAGAGGTCCTAGATTGGGACTTTACCTGTGATCAGCCCCTGAATTGAGCGGGGGACGAGCGGCAATAATCTATAGAGGACCTTGGCCTCTAGGCCGACCGCCACCTGCTCTCGATTGTGTTTTATAGTTGATACGATGGCATTCGCCACAAGCTCAGGCGAGTGTCCGTACTTTTGGAAAAACTCGTCTACTCGGCTGGCTTCTACTTTGCTGCGACCCACCATGTGTGAATTTGTCTTTGTGGGCCTCTAAATGCTAACTGACTCCGTTGTCCAATCCCAGTCATCCGTGGATTGATCAAGGGGTCGCACATTTAAGGCGACCCCAGCATTGTTGATTAATATGTCCACCGGCCCTCGGTCATTTTCTGTTTTTCCTGCGACTAATCCAAGTTGAGTTGGATCGGCGGCATCTATCTTGGTAAAACAAAAGCGCAGTGGCCTTTCCGATTCCACTTCCCGCGCCAGTGATAAGCGCTCTAGCCGCCTTGATAGTCACATTATTTTTACTCATTGAGCCGAACTTTCCATTGATCGAAAAACATAGCTTTGTTCAGGGCTCGCATAGGTCTCGGTCCACGATACTTTGGGGGCCTCGCCAGAATAAAGGGGAGTTTTGCCGTCTTTATCATAGTAGTAGCTGCTTGATGTTGCGCAGGAGCCGGTGTGATGTACGGATTGATCAAGCAGTTTATCCATATCGGCCATATAGGCATCTACGGCTTCGGGTTTAACCTCCACTTCAGCGGAGCTGCGACTCTGGGCAGTTTGCACGCATTTGACGATATGCTCGCTGATCAGATCGGCGGTTTCAAACCAGCTGGTGCCGCCGGCGTAAGGAATACCAAGATTGAGAAACAGATTTGGAAAGCCGCTCACGGTGGCGCCGCGAAATGCTTTGAAGCCGTCGCTGTTATGCCAGTACTCACGTAAGTTGAGACCCTGCCGTCCGGCAATCGGGAATGCTGGCAGACTGGTCGATGCGTCGCCCAAAATATTGAAACCAGTCGCAAGGATGATCACGTCAAAGGGATCTGCTTTGTCGGCGCCTCGCTTTAGAATGCCGTCTTTCGTCAGCCGCTCAACTCCATCACTAACAAGACTGACATTAGATTTTGAGAATGCTTTGTAGTAGTTGTTTGAAAAGCTGGGACGCTTACAGCCGAGGTTATAGTTCGGTGTGAACTTCTCTATAAGCGCGGGATCTTTCAGTTGTCTGCGAATATTCCAGCGGCCGGCCGACTCCAGTAGGCGATGCACGCGCGGGTGTTTGCCGGATGCAGATAACACCACTTGCAGGAAATAGGCGATGCCGCTGTAGCTTAGTTTGCGAGATAGGGCGTAGCTGCCAGGGATATTTTTGAATGCCCAGCGAAACGGCGACGCGATATTGAAATCGAATTTGGGCAGTAGCCAGATTGGAGTGCGTTGGTAGACGGTGAGCTGAGCGGCGGCATCAGCGACTATGGGAATAAGTTGCACCGCGCTTGAGCCGGTACCTAAGACCGCGACACGCTTGCCACTGAGATCTAGATCTTTTGGCCAGCGGGCGGTATGAAAAAGTGTTCCCTCGAAGTCCTCCAGATGGGGGATCTTCGGTATTAGCGGCGAGTTGAACGCCCCAGTCGCTTTTATCAAATACCGGCAGCTATACTCCTCTCCGTCATGGGTGCTGATGTTCCACTGTGCATTGCGGTCATCGTACTCCGCCTTACTGACCTTGACGCCGTAACGAGTTTGCTCATCCAGACCGTGTTTCGTCCGAGTCTGATTCAGGTATTTCATAATCTCTTCGCCACCGGCGTAGAGTTTGCTCCAGTTCGGATTTTGGTCCTCGGCGAACTGATATACCACCGAGGGGATATCGCAGGCCACGCCCGGATAGATGTTCTCGCGCCATACGCCCCCGGCGCCTTCGGCAGATTCCAGCATCAGAAAGTCTTTGAAACCTCCACGAAGTAGAGCGAGGGCGCTACTAATACCGGAAATACCGGAGCCTACAATAATGAATTCATGGTGCTTGCGATCTGTATTGGTCACTGGGATTTTCTCCAAAGGGAATCTGTTATAGGGCGGCGCGATCTGCGCTGTCCTGATGGGGAGCTGTTGCTTGGCTGGTTACAGCGCCGATGAATTCGGCTGCGTCGCAAAGCGCTTCTTTCGCCTCGCGCAGTCCAAGTCGATCAAAGAGGGGCCATACATGCCACATGCCCTGCCATATCTTGAGCCGGCAGTCCGCACCGGCTTCAAGGGCGCGGCTATGGAAGCGAATGGAATCGTCCAGCAAAACCTCGTCGCTGCCCACGTGTATTAGAGTGGGTGGATGATCCGTCAAATCGCCGAACAGCGGTGACATTAATGGGTTTGTGGTGTCTTGGCCTGCCGAGTAATGCGCCGCAGCCTCGGGTAGGGTGGCGACGTTGGTCAGTACCACTTCCTGCTTGCGTTTACTCAGTAGCGAAGGCCCGCTCAGGCTAAGGTCGGTAAAAGGTGACATGCAGTAGATGCCAGCGGCCTGCGCTAGACCCAGTTCACGAGTTCTCAAATGTGTTGCCAGCGCTAGGCCGCCGCCGGCGGAATCACCCGCGATGACCATATTCTCGGCCTGCTCGCCGGCGTTCAATAACCATTGCCAAGTAGCCACGGCATCATCAACTGCCGCTGGAAAGGGGTGCTCAGGGGCAAGGCGATAATCAATGATCAGGCAGCGCGCCTGCGCTGTTCTGGCAAGCCGGCCTGCAAGCTCCCAGTGACTTTGGATGGAGCCGCTGACATAGGCGCCGCCATGTAAATACAAAATGATAGGGCTGTTGGCGGCAGCTCCTTCGGGGATCAGCCACAGAGCATCAAGGTTGCCGGCGCGAACCGGAACACGCTGCACACCGCTGAGCTTGGTGGAGAACTTACCGATTAAGTCCAGCCGTTTGCGGATTTTCTGGGGCGTAACATTGTCAGCGCCCATTAATAATTTGAATACCTGCCTTAAAATGGGCTTAAGTATTCGCCCGTAAAGACTTGGCGAGTTGTGATGGACTGGAATCATAGACGTTCGGCCGGTAATTGACGTAGAAGGGCTAGGCATAGGCACTCTCATTATTATCGCTTACTCATAGCGAGCACTTACTTCTCTTTGCTAATGCGGTTTGGTGGGTGCTCGCCGCATCGTGAGAGTGATACTAAAGTAGGTTTTGACTGAGAGGTTGACTTTAGGCGCAAGTGGGTTTGACATTAGGCGAACTTGCGGAGGTTCGAGAATAAAATATTCAATGGGGTGTTGAGGTAGGGAGAGTTTTTATTTGTCGCCGAGTTTGGAGTTGATTTAAGTAGCGGGTAGGGAGGGGGGCATTTCTTGTCTTGGGTATTTCCTTGATTATCCTCCTTAGATTAATTGTCTGTCGATTGAATCTTGTTCTTAACTTTGTATTCTCTAGGGGACTGCCCAGTCCAGTTGCGGAATGCCCGGCTAAAATTACTGGGGCTGTCAAAGCCTATCAAATAGGCAATCTCACTGATATTTTTGCGGTTCTCTTGCAGGTGCTGGATGGCAAGTGTCTTTTGAATTCGGTTGACCACGCCACTAAAGGTTTGGCCGTGATTTTGGAGGTTTTGTCGCAATACGCGTTCACTGGTGCCCAGCTTACTGGCGATCTGTTTTAAGCTAAATTCTCCGAACGGCATGCCCTCAATGATCAGTTGCTCGCAGCGGTGCACAATATCTTGTTCATTAAATGTCGCCAAATACTCGGTTAATAGCCGGTCGTTTTCTCTGGCGAGTGCGGGGTTGCCGCCGGGAAGACGGACATTCATGATGGTGAGGTCAATTTCAGCACCAATGAAATCCTCACCGGTTTTGACTGGTGCCGATGCAGTTTCGGAAAATGCGGCGATCACCTTCTCGTGGGGTTCGCCGGGTAAGTGAAGGCAGCGAATGGGCACTTGACCGCCAAACAAATCCTGAATGATCCCTATAGCGGAATAGCCTAGGCTTTCCATTAATAAATTTGAATTCGGTGTATCTTTGAGTTGCTCGCGATACATTTCTGGGTTCCATCTGCCCATGACCAAATAGTGATCATCGCATAGCTTAGCTTCAATCAAGAAAGCGGAGCCGAGGTAGTCGCAGAAACGTTGTAGGCGTTCAAAAAAGTCCAGCAGTGTACTGCTGCATGACAGCGCAAACCCTAATACATTTAGGTGGGTAAGTTTCAGACTGCGGTAAAGATTCAGCGCCGCGCAGGGATCGCCAGTTTGCTGTTGAACTTTCTCTAATAGTTTAATGACGGTGATGACCGAAACGCGGTCGCTGGGGCTGTTAGAGGAGGGTACGCGCGCGCCCACTTCGGCAAACATTGCTTCAACATCCATACCTTCGCGGCCCAGAACCCAAGCGAGCAATGCCAGATGATTGCTCGATAGGTCGGACATCCGAAGATTGTCGGCCGGTTTTGTACTGTCCGTTCCGGTCTTGCCTGGAATGTCGTGCGTCACGTAACTTCGGACTCCTGCCTGAGGGCGCTAAATAGCGATGATCGATCAGTTAAATCGCGCTATCAACGAACAAATAGCCAAACATATTTGGCTAACAAATAGCCGTAGAAGTTTACGTTAACTGACTGTTTACCGCAATTATTCAAGCTTAGCAGCGCCACTGTCAATCGTGGTTTTCCGCATTACACTGCTGCATGTCTGGCCGTGCCAGCGCTTAAATGAGCGGCTGAATGCACTGAGTTCAGAATAGCCCAATATTTCAGATATTTCCGTCATGCTAAGTGTCGAGCTGTGCAGATACTTTAATGCCAGATCGTAACGAACCGCGTCCTTGATCTTCTTGAAACTGGTGTTGTGGCTTTGCAGGCGATTTTGCAGGGTGCGTTCGTTTACGCCTACAGAGTGAGCGACTTCCTCAACTGTACATGTACTATAAGGCAGCAAGGCGCGCACGGTATTTTCTATTCGTTCAGGCAGCCCAGCTTGAGAAACGCCGGTGTCCCAGCGGAGCACTGATTGCATCAGCCGGTGTGCTCGACTATTGGCTGAATCAAGAGCCACATCTAAGGTCTTGGCAGAAAAATGGATGACGTTACGTGCTTGGTCAAAGCTCAATTTGTCGCCAAAGAGTTGACGATGCATTGAGATATCCGGCGGCGCAGAATGTCTAAATTCCACCGCCAAGGGACGAAAGTCGGGAATGAACTTTCTGATATCATTAACGCAAAGCGCAAAGCCGTATTCGGCCCCTTGTGCGGTGTTGAAAGTGTGGTTAGATGCCGTATCCCAGCTCAGGCATAAGCCCCCCGTAGTTTCCTCAAGCGATATCGTCGCTGCCCGCGTATACATATCGTAGTTATTATTGAGGTCTTCTAGCATCTGCCGCAGTGATTTGGCACTTCGCAATAAGACCCACAGTGGTCCGAAGATATTCATACCATTGCGCGCGGCCAAGCGCATACCAAAGTTCGGGCACTGATAAAGTCGCGCCGCCGTGTCGAAAAATTTCAGAACCGCAGCGATATCTACCGGGATATCACCGTCGCTCAAGCTGGCAATGGGAACCCCCGTTTCTTCTGCCAGCGGAATTGGGTCACCGCCAAGCTCTCTGATCAGCTCCGCTGCACCGGATAGTACCCCTCCGGGTATGTATTTGCTTAACATGAAACGCGTGTCCAATCTAAAAATAAGAAATTGCTTACTTCACGACACAATTGACTAGTCGCAAAATATTCGCCTAATGTCAATTGAACGCCACCAACTGTCAAGGTCTGCTTATTGCTGGCGCCGGGCAGAATGCCGATGCGGCCGCTGTGGAGACCGCATTGAGGGATGAGTTGCGGCGCAAAATATTTTGGTTTTCGTGGCTCATTCTTTGGTCTGACTCGGCAGCATAAAATATCCTAGATTTGGGCTTCGATATTAGCAATATGTGACTAAGGTATAAAAAGGAACGCCAGCGAAACGCTAACGCGCCGGCTAAGTTAATCGCTATACATAAACAATGCGGATATTAAAAAAATGAAACTGATCCCTCTACTCTTTCTGCTGGTCACTTTATATGGTTGCTCGAATAGAGCGGTTTATGAGGGTGTTCAGTCTGGTAATAGAAATGAATGCGCTGAACTCCATCTGTCTCAATATGATGAGTGCATAGACGACGCTAATAGATCTTTCAATGAGTATGAGCGGGAACGGAAAGAGTCAGTCGGCCAGTAGTATTTTTTATTGCGGTATTTTAAATGCATAAAGACAAGCAATCGGTTCCCCATAACCGGCGCTGCTGTAAGGCCACACATTGCAGTTAGTGTAAAATGCATATATTTCCGGCAAACAGTGCCGATCACGCGACACCAAATTATAATGTCAAAAAGATAAATTCGGTAAACCTCGTCAGAATAAGCCAGAAAACCAAAAGCGCAATGTGGATACTCCGAGCGAATTTAATTTTGATTCATAGGGCATCATCTGCGCCTGCCCTGCGGGCGATAAAATTAGTCTCCGCTGCGGTCGACCGCGCGAGATCAAACCCAAAGATCTACTTCTAAGGCTAGCTTCTGCGACGCAGAGTTTGTGCAATAAAAGATGAATGTTTACAAAACTTCTGAGCGACAGATCACCGAAAAGGTGCGGGGAGGAAGTATCATTTTTACTAGAGCATAAATGCAAACGAAATTACACTAAGCAGATCACGTAGCGAGTCGACGGTGACAAAGCTATGCAGGTATTCCGTCACCGTGTTTCAGCTCTGGAGCAGGTAGATACGAAATGGAAGCTCTACGGTGTGGTGCATAACAGTGAAGAGCTGATGAATATCCGATAATATCGCCTTAGGTGAATCAGATTTAGCGATTAGATGCTGCAATAAAAA
This window of the Zhongshania sp. R06B22 genome carries:
- a CDS encoding DUF445 domain-containing protein, with product MVIEPWLAYVAIPPITACVAWLTNWVGIKMLFFPVRFVGFWGIIGWQGIIPRLRVRLTRTLVGFSVAKIATPAEVLRALDESEVVNDLAALLTPQINDWVDEIIDEHGVKLWQVAPQGIRNKVYEKVRENVPDLARAILKELEGRANSYLDIEQLAVDQVKDKPEFLNELFLECAGKEMDFVIRSGIYFGAPLGVIQALAWYFLPLPWVLPVFGVLAGAFTNWIALQLIAHPANPVKVGPFTVQGLYLKRQHEVSQLFGETFCKNFLNSKVLVESLWEGPHADEVHRMVRRHVRGAIDEHMLAKFIAWASLKDGGGGLIADKSVKMAFGGIMRTVGSAEVNAQLTQPISDLIGSRMRALPPREFQQLLLPAFNEDQVLVVLVGGILGGFLGFMQLVLLFGGG
- a CDS encoding SRPBCC family protein, which gives rise to MKSVHIAVHRQIACPVGDVFELLKDSEAMGKAAGMPMTLIVEGEDRDGPGAVRRVGPPVVGVEETIIEVIPNELIRYRISRNGGPIKNYEAQMRVEAKNGGTELSWIMDFEVPWALSGPLRMTLPKVAGFALKRLGKQLESGQAVPSAS
- a CDS encoding flavin-containing monooxygenase; amino-acid sequence: MTNTDRKHHEFIIVGSGISGISSALALLRGGFKDFLMLESAEGAGGVWRENIYPGVACDIPSVVYQFAEDQNPNWSKLYAGGEEIMKYLNQTRTKHGLDEQTRYGVKVSKAEYDDRNAQWNISTHDGEEYSCRYLIKATGAFNSPLIPKIPHLEDFEGTLFHTARWPKDLDLSGKRVAVLGTGSSAVQLIPIVADAAAQLTVYQRTPIWLLPKFDFNIASPFRWAFKNIPGSYALSRKLSYSGIAYFLQVVLSASGKHPRVHRLLESAGRWNIRRQLKDPALIEKFTPNYNLGCKRPSFSNNYYKAFSKSNVSLVSDGVERLTKDGILKRGADKADPFDVIILATGFNILGDASTSLPAFPIAGRQGLNLREYWHNSDGFKAFRGATVSGFPNLFLNLGIPYAGGTSWFETADLISEHIVKCVQTAQSRSSAEVEVKPEAVDAYMADMDKLLDQSVHHTGSCATSSSYYYDKDGKTPLYSGEAPKVSWTETYASPEQSYVFRSMESSAQ
- a CDS encoding alpha/beta hydrolase, with protein sequence MPSPSTSITGRTSMIPVHHNSPSLYGRILKPILRQVFKLLMGADNVTPQKIRKRLDLIGKFSTKLSGVQRVPVRAGNLDALWLIPEGAAANSPIILYLHGGAYVSGSIQSHWELAGRLARTAQARCLIIDYRLAPEHPFPAAVDDAVATWQWLLNAGEQAENMVIAGDSAGGGLALATHLRTRELGLAQAAGIYCMSPFTDLSLSGPSLLSKRKQEVVLTNVATLPEAAAHYSAGQDTTNPLMSPLFGDLTDHPPTLIHVGSDEVLLDDSIRFHSRALEAGADCRLKIWQGMWHVWPLFDRLGLREAKEALCDAAEFIGAVTSQATAPHQDSADRAAL
- a CDS encoding AraC family transcriptional regulator, yielding MTHDIPGKTGTDSTKPADNLRMSDLSSNHLALLAWVLGREGMDVEAMFAEVGARVPSSNSPSDRVSVITVIKLLEKVQQQTGDPCAALNLYRSLKLTHLNVLGFALSCSSTLLDFFERLQRFCDYLGSAFLIEAKLCDDHYLVMGRWNPEMYREQLKDTPNSNLLMESLGYSAIGIIQDLFGGQVPIRCLHLPGEPHEKVIAAFSETASAPVKTGEDFIGAEIDLTIMNVRLPGGNPALARENDRLLTEYLATFNEQDIVHRCEQLIIEGMPFGEFSLKQIASKLGTSERVLRQNLQNHGQTFSGVVNRIQKTLAIQHLQENRKNISEIAYLIGFDSPSNFSRAFRNWTGQSPREYKVKNKIQSTDN
- a CDS encoding AraC family transcriptional regulator: MLSKYIPGGVLSGAAELIRELGGDPIPLAEETGVPIASLSDGDIPVDIAAVLKFFDTAARLYQCPNFGMRLAARNGMNIFGPLWVLLRSAKSLRQMLEDLNNNYDMYTRAATISLEETTGGLCLSWDTASNHTFNTAQGAEYGFALCVNDIRKFIPDFRPLAVEFRHSAPPDISMHRQLFGDKLSFDQARNVIHFSAKTLDVALDSANSRAHRLMQSVLRWDTGVSQAGLPERIENTVRALLPYSTCTVEEVAHSVGVNERTLQNRLQSHNTSFKKIKDAVRYDLALKYLHSSTLSMTEISEILGYSELSAFSRSFKRWHGQTCSSVMRKTTIDSGAAKLE